The Saccharomyces paradoxus chromosome XV, complete sequence DNA window CTGACTGAAACCCGGGATACTTTTTGGGTATTGGTGCTTCACAATAGGACCTAACTTATTATCAAATTCTGCCGATACTATATAACTGACATTCGgcttttcaaaaggaaaGGATCCATTTTCTATCCACCTGTTACTACTACTAGAGCTATTTGGTTCCCTTCTCAACATCCGGTAGCCAAAAATATTTGCGTACCAAAGAACTTAACAATGAATGGTGCTATGCTGATCTTGACTTCTTAGAGTTTGTCCTTTAAAAGGTACGCCATTGCTACCAGacagttttttttgtttacattcgaatcatttttttttttgcatttagTTAAATCCGAAGTCATGGCTAGATAATTACTGTTAGAGAATAGTAGCATATATGTAAGAACTGAGACGCAATAGTCGAGAGCAAGTTataaaaacaacaataataacataAAGCCTTCCTACCAAAAGGGCGTAGCATTCTTGAATAGTAAATGTATTGCAGATTGTCTATCGAAATTATATACTTGTTTATTACACGATTATTATATTTAGAGTGCTGAAAGAGTTTCAAAGATGTAAAAAACTGCAGCGTTTGCTGGTACAGCCCTAAAGAGAGTTATACCCAAGCCCCGATAAAACCCCTTTAGTCCAAACTTGCcgaaaatcttcttcatcgcATTGGTAAGGCTTATATGCTCCGTTTGCATTACTGACTTAACAGTATCTGCAGGGAAAATACTAGCGTTAAACGCCAAACCAGCGCTCCCTCCACTAACAAGTAGCTCccatattttattttcgtcTCTTTTTGGGTCATCAAAGGCATGCCTATCTTTCAACGACTTCTTGACTATTTCATAGGTTGCAAACCAGGCGACACCACCGAAACTCTCTCGAATAAAAGTGCCCGATTGCCCTTGCCACAATCCCGCCAAGCCTCTCTCGCTTATAATTGCCTTTATTGTAGGCAACACCTTTGTATGCTTCACTTTGGCGGATGCAGCTTGTAGGTTTGCAACCTGTAACTTACACTTCACCAACTCTACGGGTGTCAATACCAAACTTGCACATGAACCTGCTACTCCGCCAGAGATCAAAATTTGCCCTAATGGGGAAACATTTGTGTGCTTTTCTAAAAGTTTAGAACATTGGTTATATGACACAAATAATGTGGCGTTCTCTAGAGATGCTCCAACTAAAGGCGATGCAatgccttgaaaaaatcctCGCGCTATACCTTCATTTTGGTAAGTGAATTTTATACAAGACCATGTCGTTGGAAACACATTGGATGCTTGAGTTTGTAACCTGACCTTCACAGTATCGAAAGGAAACTCGATCACTTTACCACAGGCACCTGCAACGGAACCGTTTATTATATCGAGAATAGCGCCTTCTATTAatcctttctttttgctgTCCTCCATTATTCGTTGGCCTTCCAGAATTTGAGTTCACTATAGGTTGAAGAGAAGTTTCTAGGGCAAGCATGTGTGTTTCAACAATCAACTATGTCCAACTACAATAATTTCATACTTTTCTGAATCCTATCGACACCCAGAGCAGAGAACTTATCACTGGCGACTCTTCACGCTGCGGCCACAACGGCCACTGCGAAAAAGCGTGTCACATTTTTCGAGCTCACGGTGAGTCATGAGGCAGAACGGAACATACTAGAACTGAGTCACAGCGACGAAGTTACAAGACAGCGCTTCTTTTGCAACTAGTGCTTTTCATATCCATTAAAATATTCCAAGAAAAGGCCAGTCAGTTGTTGTGCTTCATCGAGGGTGGTCAAAACACGGATCCAAGGACAACAAAGTCTGCGTGAATGGTGCTTAATCATTTGAAATTAAGCCGATGAATTTTGGTCGGCAATATTATGTAGATATAGCAAGGTCAAGGTTTTTCAGTGGCTTTTGTGGTCCCTTGAGAAAACAGAACTTGAAAGAAGACTAcacagaaagaaaaaatgtaaagATAAGTATGCGTAAATATAACTAAAAATATTCCTAGTTCCAACATCAAAATCCGTGATAGTTTAATGGTCAGAATGGGCGCTTGTCGCGTGCCAGATCGGGGTTCAATTCCCCGTCGCGGAGATTTTTTGCTGCAATGATCATTCTGAAAGATTAAGGTGATTTTTTGCCTCAGCTTTTACATTGACTTTACAAAACATCtaagaataaaaatggtattTCAATCATACGTACATGTCTAAGTGAaatgaacttttctttttagagACCTTTGTCATTCAGATTTTGAATCAGTTCAATTATTTCGGAAAGATCTTCTACTGAAACGTCTACCAGTTCTTTATGTTCGAGCAGTAAATGTCCATTCACATGATTCTTGAGCAATACCGTCAAGCACCCAGCAGACCTACCGGATTTCATGTCGTCAAATGAATCTCCTACCATGATCATTTCCAAGGGCCTTATATTCAGATTCGAGGCGATGTGCAATAATGGGTCAGGTTGAGGCTTCGTAGGTCTAAATTCTCTTGTCACAATATAGTCAAACCTCGAAAGCTCGAGTGGAATAAACCTTGTAACGAAAGTCTCGACTGGAGCACCGACATTCCTGGTGCATATATTCTTGCTAATACCATTTTTGGTCAAATACGTCATTATGTCAACCAGACCAGGCTGTGGTTGCATCTCCTTCATGGCTTTTGCTTCAACTAGTTCTATTTTATCATgcgcttcttttttttctttttctgtgGGCAATGTATCAATGAAATTAAGGATATCAATCGCTTTGTCGTGCAATCCTATGGCGTTTCTCATTGCTGGAAACATCCAAGGTTGAGGTAGACATAATGTACCGTCCATGTCAAATACAACCGCTTTGATTTGTTTTAATCTCTTCAGTCCTTGTAACTTTGTCATTCTTTTGTGATACCCTTCCAGTTGTTGTTGAACTGTATATTCTGTCTGACTATCCTGATGGTCGTGTAAGCGGCACCTGGAGATGGACTCAAACACCCTGATATATCGTTATAAGACATATATGACTTTACCGgttttttcgttttctttacGCTTTTTCCATAGCACGCGTTCAAAGCctaattttgaagaaaggGGACGTTTTCAAGAgtaattgaaaaaactaatCAAACGTTTCCTGTTTTAAATTCCTTGAACGCCAGGATACTTGGTTCTGAAAGTTTGGTCCAGTTTTTCTGCCTCCCTGTATAATTAGTCAATACTTTTTTCGTCAGAACAATGGCGTCGGCAGTACCTTATGATCCATATGATGATCTAGATAATAATCCATTTGCTGAGccacaagaagaaggttCTGAACCAGCTGCAACGACGACCGATGGGTCATCTTCTATGTCCGAGGAGCGTGTAAGTACTGAGGAAGCAGCCTCTGTTCAGGACTACGAGACTGCAAATAACGCTCAAGAGGGACTGGGCAGAGAAGAATATGCAACACAGTCAAAAACCTTAAGCGAGCAAGGTGGGAACCAACATCCATCTCAGCCAACAGAACGTGTTATACTTCCTGAAAGAAgcgatgaaaaaaaaaagtacagTTTACTTGCTAAAATAACAGGATTGGAACGATTTGGATCAGCCACCGGTAAGAAAGAGAATCCGACCATTATATTTGATTGCTCGACAAACCTACCTACATTTCGCAAACAGCAATACAAGAATGTCAAAAAATCATATGAAGAGTTTCGCCAATTGTTCAAATATTTAAATGCAGCCATTCAAGAATCTTTTGTCCCTACTCTTCCTCCTGCATATACTACATTCGGAATTAATAGCGAAGAAGATAGGATTAAAGTAACGCGAAACTTCCAACTTTGGTTCAATAGGACATCACAAGACCCCTTAATTATTCGGAATGAAGAGGTGGCCTTTTTCATTGAGAGTGACTTTAATACATACACGCCCATCAACAAGTTCAAGTCCCTCGCATCTGggttgaaaagaaaaactttaaaGCAATTGGCACCTCCTTACGATGAAGTTACAGAATTAGCAGAATTCCGGCCATTAGTCAAGTCTATATATGTTGTTTCTCAGAATTTGCAAGAAAAGCTGCTAAGAGTTTCTAGAAGCCGCAAGATGATGgttcaagaagaaaatgcaTTTGGCCAAGATTTTGTTAATTTAGATGAGCACAATAAATTATACAAAAGATACGGTAAAATATTGACCGCTGTGGGTGATATTGATAGCATTATAGCCACCATGGATATGGCGTCGTTGTACGATGGTTTAGAATGGGTTGTTAGAGATGCTTATGTCGTGAAGGAAGCATTGACCAACAGGCATTTTATCATGCGAAATCTAATTCAAGCGCAGCAGAACTCTAAGGCGAAACAGGAACAGGCACGCAGGTTCAGATCAAGAAGAGATATCAATCCTATGAAAATCGATGAAGCGTTACGTCAATTAAAAACTGCAACTAAGAACGAACAAGTTTTGACCCTAAAGCTCCAACGAATCACGTCTAACATGATTATCGAGAGGAAGCAGTGGATCAGCTGGTATGAAGAATGGATAAGAAGTTCAATCAAAGAATTTacattaagaaaaatagagtatgagagaaaaaaactgaCGTTACTAGAACGAGTACGTTCCGATATTAGAAAAGCCGACGAAAACGGAGGTTTGTCACGTCTAGGACGTCACGCTGTTTCAAACAACAACATTGATACTTCTCAAACCCTTAAAGGTGACAGTTGGACTGGAGAGAGCAACCGCAAAAGTCAAATTCCCATCAATAAGATCGCTCATACTGAATTTGATGACGAACTGTTCACTGAAGATGACGCATACAACTCTCAAGACTCTGACACTACATCACTAAATGCGCGCCATGCCGCTTCGCTTTTGGGCATGTGTACTAagtagtatatatatatagtataGAAAATTCATATCTTTTAATAGAAGATCTTTCCCCTAATCCGTATCAACACCGGGTAAACTTCCGTGCTGCacttccaaaaatttttttcaaatctcacctagaaaatttttttttgccatGGGCCTTCCTTTAATTAATCTCAATTGCATGTTAAAGTTGTATTAAACGTTTCACTGGTATTGTTACTTTACTCGTTTATCAGGAAAGGCAGATCTACGCACCcaagaatttttaatattagATAAAGATGGTTGCTTTCACTGTTGACCAAATGCGTTCTTTAATGGACAAAGTTACCAATGTGCGTAACATGTCCGTTATTGCTCACGTCGATCATGGTAAGTCCACTTTGACCGATTCCTTGGTCCAAAGAGCCGGTATTATTTCCGCTGCTAAGGCTGGTGAAGCTCGTTTCACCGATACCAGAAAGgatgaacaagaaagagGTATTACCATCAAGTCTACCGCCATTTCTCTATACTCTGAAATGTCTGACGAAGATGTCAAGGAAATCAAGCAAAAGACCGACGGTAACTCCTTTTTGATCAACTTGATCGACTCTCCAGGTCACGTTGACTTCTCCTCTGAAGTTACTGCCGCTTTGCGTGTCACCGATGGTGCTTTGGTTGTTGTCGACACCATTGAAGGTGTCTGTGTCCAAACCGAAACTGTTTTGAGACAAGCTTTGGGTGAAAGAATCAAGcctgttgttgttattaaCAAGGTCGACAGAGCTTTGTTGGAATTGCAAGTTTCCAAGGAAGATTTATACCAAACTTTTGCCAGAACTGTTGAATCCGTTAACGTCATCGTCTCCACCTATGCTGATGAAGTTTTGGGTGACGTTCAAGTTTACCCAGCCAGAGGTACCGTTGCCTTCGGTTCTGGTTTGCACGGTTGGGCTTTCACTATCCGTCAATTCGCCACCAGATACGCTAAGAAATTCGGTGTCGACAAGTCCAAGATGATGGACAGATTGTGGGGTGACTCTTTCTTCAACCCAAAGACCAAGAAGTGGACCAACAAGGACACTGATGCCGAAGGTAAGCCATTGGAAAGAGCTTTCAACATGTTCATCTTGGACCCAATCTTCAGATTATTCACTGCCATCATGAACTTCAAGAAGGATGAAATTCCAGTTTTGTTAGAAAAGTTGGAAATTGTCTTGAAGGGTGACGAGAAGGACTTGGAAGGTAAGGCTTTGTTGAAGGTTGTTATGAGAAAGTTCTTGCCAGCTGCCGACGCTTTGTTGGAAATGATTGTCTTGCACTTGCCATCTCCAGTCACTGCTCAAGCCTACAGAGCTGAACAATTATACGAAGGTCCAGCTGACGATGCCAGTTGTATTGCTATCAAGAACTGTGATCCAAAGGCTGACTTAATGTTGTACGTCTCCAAGATGGTGCCAACCTCTGATAAGGGTAGATTCTACGCTTTCGGTAGAGTTTTCGCCGGTACTGTTAAATCTGGTCAAAAGGTCAGAATTCAAGGTCCAAACTACGTTCCAGGTAAGAAGGACGATTTGTTCATCAAGGCTATCCAAAGAGTTGTTTTGATGATGGGTAGATTTGTCGAACCAATCGATGACTGTCCAGCTGGTAACATTATCGGTTTAGTCGGTATCGATCAATTCTTGTTGAAGACTGGTACTTTAACCACCAGTGAAACCGCTCACAACATGAAGGTCATGAAATTCTCTGTCTCTCCAGTTGTGCAAGTCGCTGTCGAAGTCAAGAACGCTAACGACTTACCAAAATTGGTCGAAGGTTTGAAGAGATTGTCCAAGTCCGATCCATGTGTCTTGACTTGTATGTCTGAATCCGGTGAACATATCGTTGCTGGTACCGGTGAACTGCATTTGGAAATTTGTTTGCAAGATCTGGAAAACGACCATGCTGGTGTTCCATTGAAGATTTCCCCACCAGTTGTCGCCTACAGAGAAACTGTTGAAAGTGAATCCTCTCAAACTGCTTTATCCAAGTCTCCAAACAAGCATAACAGAATTTACTTGAAGGCTGAACCAATTGACGAAGAAGTCTCTTTGGCTATCGAAAACGGTATCATCAACCCAAGAGATGATTTCAAGGCCAGAGCCAGAATCATGGCTGATGACTACGGTTGGGATGTTACTGACGCCAGAAAGATCTGGTGTTTCGGTCCAGATGGTAACGGTCCAAACTTGGTTATTGATCAAACTAAGGCTGTTCAATACTTGCACGAAATCAAGGATTCCGTTGTTGCTGCATTCCAATGGGCTACCAAGGAAGGTCCAATTTTCGGTGAAGAAATGAGATCTGTCAGAGTTAACATTTTGGATGTTACTTTACATGCCGATGCTATCCACAGAGGTGGTGGTCAAATCATCCCAACCATGAGAAGAGCTACTTACGCCGGTTTCTTATTGGCTGAGCCAAAGATCCAAGAACCAGTTTTCTTGGTCGAAATTCAATGTCCAGAACAAGCCGTCGGTGGTATCTACTCCGTCttaaacaagaagagaGGTCAAGTTGTTTCTGAAGAACAAAGACCAGGTACTCCATTGTTTACCGTCAAGGCTTACTTGCCAGTTAACGAATCTTTCGGTTTCACCGGTGAATTGAGACAAGCTACTGGTGGTCAAGCTTTCCCACAAATGGTTTTCGACCATTGGTCTACTCTAGGTTCTGACCCATTGGACCCAACCTCCAAGGCTGGTGAAATTGTTCTTGCTGCTCGTAAGAGACACGGTATGAAGGAAGAAGTTCCAGGCTGGCAAGAATATTACGACAAATTGTAAGAAGCttaaatatgaaaagatGATTCTGTAGGGGCAAGCCCTACCGCTTTAAgatctttttcatttattttctgctttaaaattttgtcGTAATAAAAATAGTATAGTAATAgacatatatattattttcttataCATTTTTGTCATATAGTTATATTCCGAATGTTTACAATCGAACCcattataaaaaaatggtcCTTTaaattatcttctttttgtcgAGGGGAAGGAATTGCAATTTCTTGAGTCATACGATATATTATCTTACCCCTCTGATGCAATGCggaaaaaacttttaaaaaactATTGCAAATCACCATTACATTGGTTCTGGGGCTGTATTACGTATAACTTACCTCGCTCTTGATCATGGCTTTTATCcgttaatgaaaaaaaggagaagaagagcGGGCTTCCGCGGCTATTGTTTGGTTAGTACCCCGCCGTATGTTGGTGCTTCTATAATTAGAgcgaaaaaggaaatagaaaaaaatcctaGGAGAGGAGAACCAGCCTCATCGGGCTAAAACTCCCTCAAAAGCGGAGGGGCAACTAAAGTATATATCTCATTATGGCCGATACTTTTAGAGGCATACCAACAGAAGAACCTCAGCCCCTGCAGGTGGAAGAAAGAGGCAATTAATTTTCCGGTTTACTCACTTTCTCTCGTCATTGGGGAAAGCGTTGATTCGAGGCGTCAAGGTCGAAGTCAATCATAGTTTCCTTTCTATTTAAATACGTctctagaaaaaaattacacaGCTGGTATGAGTAAATCAGAACTTGCCTTGCGTACTCTTGTTCTCGCATGTAAAAGCGGTATGCAATATAACCTGCAAAATAATCAAAACGCTTACGcagaaaagagaatataAATAACCATAGTATATTTCTGATAATATCATAGcacaaaataaaataaaatgtttACCATGAATCTTCTTTCTACACCTCCTCCTGAAGAGGTTCCTTTGCAGGATAGCTTATATTTAATGCCTTCTGTTGAAGACAAGAAGGATAGAGACAGCTTCAGTAATTCACAAAACGAATTTGATGGTAGAGTATTTGGTGTTCCATTGGAAGAATCTCTGAACGTTGCTCAAGAAGAAGTGATTATCCAAGAGAGTAGAAAGGAAATCGTGTTCATACCGGTTGTAATAGCAAAAAGTGGGCACTACCTGAAAGAGAACGCATTAGACACAACCGGAATTTTCCGTATTGCAGGGAGCAATAAACGTGTCAGAGAACTACAAACCGTTTTCTCTAAACCGCCCGATTTTGGCCGTAAATTTGAAGGATGGAATGACTTCAATGCTCATGATATCGCAACTTTATTAAAAAGGTATTTAAACTCATTGAGTGAACCTTTAGTTCCACTAGCATTATACGACATTTTCAGAAATCCAATATTGGAGAACCCAAAAACAAACGAACACAAGGAAGAAATCATCAAGAATTACGAAGACATCTATATGCTCTTACCACAACAAAACAGACATCTGATACTTTATTTGGCCGCGCTATTGAATTTATTCgcaagaaatgaaaagaaaaatttaatgCCTGCAAGTAATTTGGCGGCCATCGTACAACCTTCAATCTTGTCTCATCCCAAGCATGAGATGAGCCCGAAAGAGTATGAGATTTCCAGAACGGTCATCGAATTCCTCATATTACACGCTTTAGATATAATACCGAATACGGACTATGCGAATAAGGACACCAAGCCGCATGCAGGAATAGTAGCAAAGTTTAAGAACATTACCGTCCCTGAAATGGCTATTGACTCCGACGAGGAAGATTTTCTACACCCTTCAATAGATGACCATATGCTCCCGAGGTCACGTGCGCACTCCGACTCCAACAATTTTACCCTGCATCACCATCAAGCGCTATCCTCTAGTCCAATAGACCTTCATAACGATGGGCTTTCTGTACCAAGATCATTCAAAGGTAGAACATTGAGTGCAGAATCCCTTTCGCCCAAACTTGGTAAATTACTTGGCAACGTTGGACACAGCAAAGACCCTACAGAAAGAGTCCCTAGGAGCGAACATAAGACCAAACACAAACAACACAGACAGTCGTGGTTGAGAAGACTCACTAGCCCTTCTAGAACGCTCCCCTAGCTGCTCTATCACAATAACCTGTTAGCCGTTTCCGAGATTCGGCAAAGAGGTTACCCCACTAGGGGCCTTTTGCGATACTCGGCCCTTTTGCCAGCAATCTCGGTCCGCATCTCGGCAGGGGGGGCATGACACGGGCCGTTCTGGTTGGTCAGTTCATATTTTCTGTAACTTCCATTGTTTGGttaaagaatatataagTTATTGGAAAGCTCATAGGTCCCTTATTATAGGTCATAAGGTTTTAGTTCTCATcataatcatcatcagaaaAACCCTCTTTCTGAAGTTTTCCTccttctttatttctttatcattcttatttatataaagaTATATTTCAAGTGTATGACTTTATTGGATACCCTTTTTCTAAATTAAATTACCTTGGTAGAAATACGATACAGGTCAGGAACAAACCACGcttataaatttttttgataatgttgagaagtactttttttagaaaCACCTCGAGAAGGTTTTTGGCTACTGTAAAACAACCTTCAATCGGAAGATATACCGGTAAGCCTAACCCTTCCACAGGCAAATATACTGTCTCATTCATTGAAGGTGATGGTATCGGCCCTGAAATTTCCAAGTCtgtaaagaaaatcttTAGTGCAGCAAATGTCCCTATAGAATGGGAATCCTGCGATGTTAGTCCCATCTTTGTCAACGGGTTAACCACCATTCCTGATCCCGCCGTACAATCTATTACAAAGAACCTGGTTGCTTTAAAAGGCCCCCTAGCTACGCCAATTGGTAAAGGTCACAgatctttgaatttgaccTTAAGAAAGACATTTGGATTATTTGCCAATGTTCGTCCTGCCAAGTCTATTGAAGGTTTCAAGACTACTTATGAAAACGTTGATTTAGTTCTTATCAGGGAAAACACTGAAGGTGAATATTCTGGTATCGAACACATAGTTTGCCCTGGCGTTGTTCAATCTATTAAACTGATCACAAGAGATGCTTCTGAGCGAGTCATTAGATATGCTTTTGAATACGCAAGAGCTATCGGCAGGCCAAGAGTTATTGTGGTACATAAATCTACCATCCAAAGATTAGCTGATGGTTTATTCGTTAATGTTGCCAAAGAATTATCCAAAGAGTATCCTGACATTACTTTAGAAACTGAACTTATTGATAACAGCGTGCTAAAGGTCGTCACAAACCCATCTGCCTACACAAACGCCGTCTCTGTTTGTCCAAATCTATATGGTGATATCTTGTCTGACTTGAACTCCGGTTTGAGTGCTGGTTCTTTAGGTTTAACTCCATCTGCTAATATCGGCCATAAAATCTCGATCTTTGAAGCTGTCCATGGCTCTGCTCCTGATATTGCTGGTCAAGACAAAGCAAATCCAACTGCCCTACTTTTGTCCTCGGTAATGATGTTGAACCACATGGGCCTAACGAACCATGCTGaccaaattcaaaatgCAGTCTTGTCTACCATCTCATCGGGCCCGGAAAATAGAACTGGTGACTTGGCTGGTACTGCCactacttcttctttcactGAAGCAGTCATCAAGAGATTATAAAAGCcctttctttctctctcAGGCTTCTCCATGA harbors:
- the ORT1 gene encoding Ort1p (Ornithine transporter of the mitochondrial inner membrane~similar to YOR130C), giving the protein MEDSKKKGLIEGAILDIINGSVAGACGKVIEFPFDTVKVRLQTQASNVFPTTWSCIKFTYQNEGIARGFFQGIASPLVGASLENATLFVSYNQCSKLLEKHTNVSPLGQILISGGVAGSCASLVLTPVELVKCKLQVANLQAASAKVKHTKVLPTIKAIISERGLAGLWQGQSGTFIRESFGGVAWFATYEIVKKSLKDRHAFDDPKRDENKIWELLVSGGSAGLAFNASIFPADTVKSVMQTEHISLTNAMKKIFGKFGLKGFYRGLGITLFRAVPANAAVFYIFETLSAL
- a CDS encoding putative haloacid dehalogenase-like hydrolase (haloacid dehalogenase-like hydrolase~similar to YOR131C); amino-acid sequence: MTKLQGLKRLKQIKAVVFDMDGTLCLPQPWMFPAMRNAIGLHDKAIDILNFIDTLPTEKEKKEAHDKIELVEAKAMKEMQPQPGLVDIMTYLTKNGISKNICTRNVGAPVETFVTRFIPLELSRFDYIVTREFRPTKPQPDPLLHIASNLNIRPLEMIMVGDSFDDMKSGRSAGCLTVLLKNHVNGHLLLEHKELVDVSVEDLSEIIELIQNLNDKGL
- the VPS17 gene encoding retromer subunit VPS17 (Subunit of the membrane-associated retromer complex~similar to YOR132W), which codes for MASAVPYDPYDDLDNNPFAEPQEEGSEPAATTTDGSSSMSEERVSTEEAASVQDYETANNAQEGLGREEYATQSKTLSEQGGNQHPSQPTERVILPERSDEKKKYSLLAKITGLERFGSATGKKENPTIIFDCSTNLPTFRKQQYKNVKKSYEEFRQLFKYLNAAIQESFVPTLPPAYTTFGINSEEDRIKVTRNFQLWFNRTSQDPLIIRNEEVAFFIESDFNTYTPINKFKSLASGLKRKTLKQLAPPYDEVTELAEFRPLVKSIYVVSQNLQEKLLRVSRSRKMMVQEENAFGQDFVNLDEHNKLYKRYGKILTAVGDIDSIIATMDMASLYDGLEWVVRDAYVVKEALTNRHFIMRNLIQAQQNSKAKQEQARRFRSRRDINPMKIDEALRQLKTATKNEQVLTLKLQRITSNMIIERKQWISWYEEWIRSSIKEFTLRKIEYERKKLTLLERVRSDIRKADENGGLSRLGRHAVSNNNIDTSQTLKGDSWTGESNRKSQIPINKIAHTEFDDELFTEDDAYNSQDSDTTSLNARHAASLLGMCTK
- the EFT1 gene encoding elongation factor 2 (Elongation factor 2 (EF-2), also encoded by EFT2~similar to YOR133W), giving the protein MVAFTVDQMRSLMDKVTNVRNMSVIAHVDHGKSTLTDSLVQRAGIISAAKAGEARFTDTRKDEQERGITIKSTAISLYSEMSDEDVKEIKQKTDGNSFLINLIDSPGHVDFSSEVTAALRVTDGALVVVDTIEGVCVQTETVLRQALGERIKPVVVINKVDRALLELQVSKEDLYQTFARTVESVNVIVSTYADEVLGDVQVYPARGTVAFGSGLHGWAFTIRQFATRYAKKFGVDKSKMMDRLWGDSFFNPKTKKWTNKDTDAEGKPLERAFNMFILDPIFRLFTAIMNFKKDEIPVLLEKLEIVLKGDEKDLEGKALLKVVMRKFLPAADALLEMIVLHLPSPVTAQAYRAEQLYEGPADDASCIAIKNCDPKADLMLYVSKMVPTSDKGRFYAFGRVFAGTVKSGQKVRIQGPNYVPGKKDDLFIKAIQRVVLMMGRFVEPIDDCPAGNIIGLVGIDQFLLKTGTLTTSETAHNMKVMKFSVSPVVQVAVEVKNANDLPKLVEGLKRLSKSDPCVLTCMSESGEHIVAGTGELHLEICLQDLENDHAGVPLKISPPVVAYRETVESESSQTALSKSPNKHNRIYLKAEPIDEEVSLAIENGIINPRDDFKARARIMADDYGWDVTDARKIWCFGPDGNGPNLVIDQTKAVQYLHEIKDSVVAAFQWATKEGPIFGEEMRSVRVNILDVTLHADAIHRGGGQIIPTMRRATYAGFLLAEPKIQEPVFLVEIQCPEQAVGGIYSVLNKKRGQVVSEEQRPGTPLFTVKAYLPVNESFGFTGELRQATGGQAFPQMVFDHWSTLGSDPLDPTSKAGEIVLAARKRHGMKEEVPGWQEYYDKL
- the BAG7 gene encoding GTPase-activating protein BAG7 (Rho GTPase activating protein (RhoGAP)~similar to YOR134W), whose protein sequence is MFTMNLLSTPPPEEVPLQDSLYLMPSVEDKKDRDSFSNSQNEFDGRVFGVPLEESLNVAQEEVIIQESRKEIVFIPVVIAKSGHYLKENALDTTGIFRIAGSNKRVRELQTVFSKPPDFGRKFEGWNDFNAHDIATLLKRYLNSLSEPLVPLALYDIFRNPILENPKTNEHKEEIIKNYEDIYMLLPQQNRHLILYLAALLNLFARNEKKNLMPASNLAAIVQPSILSHPKHEMSPKEYEISRTVIEFLILHALDIIPNTDYANKDTKPHAGIVAKFKNITVPEMAIDSDEEDFLHPSIDDHMLPRSRAHSDSNNFTLHHHQALSSSPIDLHNDGLSVPRSFKGRTLSAESLSPKLGKLLGNVGHSKDPTERVPRSEHKTKHKQHRQSWLRRLTSPSRTLP
- the IDH2 gene encoding isocitrate dehydrogenase (NAD(+)) IDH2 (Subunit of mitochondrial NAD(+)-dependent isocitrate dehydrogenase~similar to YOR136W), whose protein sequence is MLRSTFFRNTSRRFLATVKQPSIGRYTGKPNPSTGKYTVSFIEGDGIGPEISKSVKKIFSAANVPIEWESCDVSPIFVNGLTTIPDPAVQSITKNLVALKGPLATPIGKGHRSLNLTLRKTFGLFANVRPAKSIEGFKTTYENVDLVLIRENTEGEYSGIEHIVCPGVVQSIKLITRDASERVIRYAFEYARAIGRPRVIVVHKSTIQRLADGLFVNVAKELSKEYPDITLETELIDNSVLKVVTNPSAYTNAVSVCPNLYGDILSDLNSGLSAGSLGLTPSANIGHKISIFEAVHGSAPDIAGQDKANPTALLLSSVMMLNHMGLTNHADQIQNAVLSTISSGPENRTGDLAGTATTSSFTEAVIKRL